One window from the genome of Candidatus Margulisiibacteriota bacterium encodes:
- a CDS encoding DUF58 domain-containing protein, whose translation MEVKELLKKVRKIEIKSRKIVNTLFLGEYHSAFKGKGIEFSEVREYQYGDDIRLIDWNVTSRMDKPFVKVNHEERELTVFLLIDLSKSLLFGTRNQIKRDLLTELAAIFAFSAITNNDKVGLLIFADKVYKYVKPAKGKKQVLKIIYDIIDFKPDEQGGSTDIAAALGYFNQIQKRQAVVILISDFLAKGYSDALKFTSRKHQLVPIWLQDLFEENIKGFPYLRFLDMESGREFIINSSSGKWVKDYSQHIENRKSQLKKMFRQARIEPMAIYTDKPYLPVLLNYFKGQV comes from the coding sequence ATGGAAGTAAAAGAGCTGCTTAAAAAAGTACGGAAGATAGAAATTAAAAGCCGCAAGATAGTAAACACCTTATTTCTTGGAGAATATCACAGTGCTTTCAAAGGTAAAGGTATAGAATTCAGTGAAGTAAGAGAGTATCAGTATGGTGACGATATCCGTCTGATTGACTGGAATGTTACTTCCAGGATGGATAAGCCATTTGTGAAGGTGAATCACGAAGAACGGGAGCTTACCGTGTTCCTGCTGATCGATTTATCCAAAAGCCTTTTATTCGGTACAAGAAACCAGATAAAGCGTGATCTTTTGACCGAGTTAGCAGCAATTTTTGCCTTTTCAGCAATAACTAACAACGATAAAGTCGGACTACTCATCTTTGCGGACAAAGTTTATAAATATGTTAAACCGGCAAAGGGGAAAAAACAGGTCCTGAAGATCATTTATGATATTATTGATTTTAAGCCTGATGAACAAGGCGGTAGTACCGATATCGCCGCTGCTTTGGGTTATTTTAATCAAATCCAGAAGAGACAGGCAGTGGTTATATTAATATCGGATTTTCTGGCTAAGGGATATTCGGATGCCCTGAAATTTACATCCAGAAAGCACCAGCTTGTTCCAATCTGGCTGCAGGACCTGTTTGAAGAGAACATTAAGGGTTTTCCATATTTGCGGTTTCTGGATATGGAGTCGGGCAGGGAATTTATTATCAATTCATCTTCCGGGAAATGGGTAAAGGATTATTCGCAGCATATAGAAAACAGGAAATCTCAATTAAAAAAAATGTTCAGACAGGCTCGTATTGAACCCATGGCTATTTATACCGATAAGCCCTATTTGCCGGTTTTGTTGAATTATTTTAAGGGGCAGGTATGA
- a CDS encoding S-methyl-5'-thioadenosine phosphorylase, whose product MEEAKIGIFGGSGFYKVGENIKEVKMHTPYGPCSSHIFLATIEGKRVAFIPRHGVKHEYPPHKINYRANLWAFKELGVKQIFGPGAAGSLQKHVKPGSFVICDQFVDRTWGRTDTYYEGPVVAHITSDQPYCPFLRKTVYEAAKKIGIDVHPKGTVVVINGPRFSSKAESKWFINQGWEVINMTQYPEAILARELEMCYVNISLITDYDCGLEQDENNTVVKDILKTFNDNLSNLQKLLFSVIKNIDPDRGCSCHNVIEAAKI is encoded by the coding sequence ATGGAAGAGGCAAAAATAGGAATTTTTGGTGGAAGCGGTTTTTACAAGGTGGGAGAAAATATAAAAGAAGTTAAAATGCACACTCCTTACGGGCCGTGCAGCAGTCATATATTTCTTGCAACCATAGAAGGTAAGCGTGTTGCCTTTATTCCCAGACACGGAGTAAAACATGAATATCCACCCCATAAAATTAATTACAGAGCCAACCTCTGGGCTTTTAAGGAATTAGGAGTAAAACAGATTTTCGGACCTGGAGCAGCCGGCTCCCTGCAAAAGCATGTAAAACCAGGAAGTTTTGTGATCTGCGATCAGTTCGTGGACAGAACCTGGGGCCGCACTGACACATACTATGAAGGGCCGGTAGTTGCCCATATAACTTCAGATCAGCCATATTGTCCTTTTTTACGCAAAACTGTGTACGAGGCGGCCAAAAAAATCGGGATAGATGTTCACCCCAAAGGAACTGTTGTGGTTATTAACGGACCTCGTTTTTCATCTAAAGCCGAATCCAAATGGTTCATTAATCAGGGTTGGGAAGTTATTAACATGACTCAATACCCGGAAGCGATTCTGGCCAGAGAACTGGAAATGTGCTATGTAAATATATCGCTGATAACAGATTATGACTGCGGACTGGAGCAGGATGAAAATAATACGGTAGTTAAAGATATATTGAAAACTTTCAACGACAACCTGAGTAATCTACAGAAACTTCTATTCTCGGTAATCAAGAACATAGATCCTGACCGCGGATGCAGTTGTCATAATGTAATTGAAGCAGCGAAGATCTAG
- the hldE gene encoding bifunctional D-glycero-beta-D-manno-heptose-7-phosphate kinase/D-glycero-beta-D-manno-heptose 1-phosphate adenylyltransferase HldE encodes MAKKIKQPINISELSRHKIAVFGDVMLDKYFRGSVSRISPEAPVPVVKVNKETSTLGGAGNVAHNIATLNMAAVLLGFTGKDQHARDLSALAKKANVNLQTVTTDNPTVTKIRVLGEHQQITRLDFEEPLNITKNLIEQTKKQLGMSGQIQAIIISDYNKGACSPALCKMIIGYAKAKNIPVLIDPKGQDWDKYDGAFLVTPNVKEVEQILKTPVSNEDKSIEKAGKEILKKYNFEYLLITRSEKGMSLISKKSVRHFPTEAKEVYDVSGAGDTVIATLAWGIVQGKDILDATYLANLAAGIVVSKLGTTPIYIEELMIALNPTMSKILDMKTLDITLKKLKNNNKKIVFTNGCFDIIHRGHLEYLKKAKSLGDILIIGVNSDSSVRKLKGKTRPINKSEDRMNLLSHLDFVDYIVEFSEDTPYELLKTVKPDILVKGGDYKPSEVIGRQFARELKILPFVQGYSTTNIIKKISNKKGD; translated from the coding sequence ATGGCTAAAAAAATTAAACAGCCAATCAATATTTCCGAATTAAGCCGCCATAAAATTGCTGTATTCGGTGACGTTATGCTGGATAAATATTTCCGTGGTTCTGTATCCCGTATTTCCCCTGAAGCACCTGTTCCCGTTGTAAAAGTAAATAAAGAAACATCCACACTTGGCGGGGCCGGAAATGTCGCGCATAATATTGCCACTTTAAATATGGCTGCTGTTCTTCTAGGTTTTACAGGAAAAGACCAGCATGCCAGAGATCTGAGTGCTCTGGCAAAAAAAGCTAATGTGAACCTGCAAACTGTAACGACTGATAACCCTACAGTCACCAAAATAAGAGTGCTTGGTGAACATCAGCAGATTACAAGGCTGGATTTTGAGGAACCACTAAATATTACGAAAAACCTTATTGAACAAACAAAAAAACAACTGGGTATGTCCGGACAAATACAAGCCATTATCATCTCCGATTATAATAAAGGAGCCTGTAGTCCGGCTCTATGCAAAATGATAATCGGCTATGCCAAGGCGAAAAATATCCCGGTGCTGATCGATCCCAAAGGACAGGACTGGGACAAATACGACGGTGCGTTTCTGGTAACTCCAAATGTTAAGGAAGTGGAACAAATTCTGAAGACTCCGGTAAGCAATGAAGACAAGTCTATAGAAAAAGCCGGAAAAGAAATATTAAAAAAATATAATTTTGAATATTTGTTAATTACCCGCTCGGAAAAAGGAATGTCGCTGATTTCCAAAAAATCTGTGCGTCATTTTCCCACTGAGGCTAAAGAAGTTTATGATGTATCAGGCGCAGGGGACACCGTTATAGCTACTCTTGCCTGGGGAATAGTACAGGGCAAAGATATACTTGACGCCACTTACCTGGCAAATCTGGCCGCTGGTATCGTAGTCAGCAAACTTGGAACAACTCCAATTTATATTGAAGAGCTGATGATTGCCCTGAACCCCACTATGTCCAAAATACTGGACATGAAGACTCTGGATATTACTTTAAAAAAGTTGAAAAACAATAATAAAAAAATTGTATTCACAAATGGCTGTTTTGACATTATACATCGCGGACATCTGGAGTATTTAAAAAAAGCCAAATCACTTGGAGACATTCTGATTATTGGTGTAAACAGCGATTCATCCGTAAGAAAACTTAAAGGCAAAACCAGGCCGATAAATAAATCTGAGGATCGGATGAACCTGCTTTCGCATCTGGATTTTGTTGACTACATAGTAGAATTTTCAGAGGATACTCCTTATGAACTGCTCAAAACTGTCAAACCAGATATTTTGGTAAAAGGCGGCGATTATAAACCATCAGAAGTTATCGGCAGACAATTTGCCAGAGAATTAAAGATATTGCCGTTTGTACAGGGATATTCCACAACAAATATAATTAAAAAAATATCAAATAAAAAAGGAGATTAA
- a CDS encoding zinc ribbon domain-containing protein: protein MPRYHYRCEKCAHEFEKRQSMTEEPVKICPVCQGQTSRIISSNVGIAFKGTGFHINDYKSKKSDVAPLAKPSKDSGTTGAKTS from the coding sequence ATGCCCAGATATCACTATAGATGCGAAAAATGTGCTCATGAATTTGAAAAACGTCAAAGCATGACTGAAGAACCCGTAAAAATATGTCCTGTCTGCCAGGGCCAAACCTCAAGGATTATATCTTCCAATGTCGGCATTGCCTTTAAAGGTACAGGTTTTCATATTAATGATTATAAATCCAAAAAATCAGATGTTGCTCCTTTGGCAAAGCCGTCTAAGGATTCAGGTACTACCGGAGCAAAAACATCCTGA
- a CDS encoding BatD family protein, with the protein MKIRIGSLILLLIFNWTFAEMSVQARVDRKQIAVNETLTFTLEASGDKDLPNLTLPPLDDFIVIGTSRVSRVSIINGQVSKVLESNYTLSPKREGDLSIPSMTINIDGKKILTERIIVNVSKAVAQTNQQKDIQSGQQNVQQSASNIFLEAETAKKKYYQGEPIIYVLKFYNRLPLFGQPNLKEAQLINLTRASKLETNNNSYKKIIQGRNYMVNELSSVYYPLDTGKASFDSAIIAYSVSPFEPNYEVRSNQVNLNVVSIPSHNNFGQGVGHFTISVVLDKDNVLMNEGFYYRIVISGYGNLRLATLPDIRLPSDVERFDPKVTLEEKFTTDGVKAQKTFEFLFIPRSAGKITIPQLEWTYFDPNFEKFITLQAPARIVNIKHGKYKDKTSLNMVMQQSVQKENEDIYYIKMGLGPIYNINGQKLKIYVLLIIIILFVTGFFYNSLLVIKNLWFTQSPENHFNKSIRNIIDGEQFYNLLYSALTAYIAEKKKIKIGEVNHKLLESYFSGKKTGPEIINSLHYFEDKKFRPQTEVDRELIKNDYQTALKLFKQMRDIL; encoded by the coding sequence ATGAAGATCAGGATTGGTAGCCTAATATTATTGCTGATATTTAATTGGACATTTGCAGAAATGTCCGTTCAAGCCAGAGTTGACAGAAAGCAAATAGCTGTTAACGAGACTTTAACTTTTACACTGGAAGCAAGCGGCGATAAGGATTTGCCTAATCTGACCTTGCCTCCTCTTGACGATTTTATTGTAATAGGAACATCCAGAGTTTCCAGGGTGTCGATAATAAACGGCCAAGTTAGCAAAGTGCTTGAGTCCAATTATACATTATCGCCCAAACGTGAAGGTGATCTTAGTATTCCGAGTATGACGATAAATATTGATGGGAAAAAAATTTTAACTGAACGGATAATTGTAAATGTTTCCAAGGCAGTTGCACAAACAAACCAGCAAAAAGATATTCAGTCAGGACAACAAAATGTCCAGCAATCAGCCTCAAATATTTTTTTAGAAGCCGAGACAGCCAAAAAGAAATATTATCAGGGTGAACCGATTATTTATGTCCTTAAATTTTACAACCGTTTACCTTTATTCGGACAACCGAATTTAAAAGAAGCTCAGTTAATAAATTTAACCCGCGCCTCAAAGCTGGAAACTAATAATAACAGTTATAAAAAAATAATCCAGGGACGTAATTATATGGTTAATGAGTTGTCTTCAGTCTATTATCCGTTAGATACCGGAAAAGCATCATTTGATTCAGCCATTATAGCTTATTCGGTTTCTCCATTTGAACCAAATTATGAGGTTCGCTCCAATCAGGTCAACCTGAATGTTGTCAGTATACCGTCTCACAACAATTTTGGTCAGGGAGTGGGACATTTTACAATTTCAGTAGTTTTGGACAAAGACAATGTACTCATGAATGAGGGGTTCTACTACAGGATTGTTATCAGCGGTTACGGGAACCTGCGATTGGCTACTTTGCCTGATATTAGACTGCCAAGTGATGTGGAGAGATTTGATCCCAAGGTTACTCTGGAAGAAAAGTTTACTACAGATGGTGTTAAGGCGCAAAAAACCTTTGAATTTTTATTTATTCCCAGAAGTGCTGGAAAAATAACAATTCCTCAATTGGAATGGACATATTTTGATCCGAATTTTGAGAAATTTATTACTTTGCAGGCTCCTGCCAGGATCGTTAATATAAAACATGGTAAGTATAAAGATAAAACCTCCTTAAATATGGTAATGCAGCAGTCGGTTCAAAAAGAAAACGAAGATATATATTATATTAAAATGGGGCTTGGGCCTATATATAATATCAACGGACAGAAGCTAAAAATTTATGTCCTTCTTATTATAATAATTTTATTTGTTACAGGTTTTTTTTATAATAGCTTATTAGTTATAAAGAATCTCTGGTTTACTCAGAGCCCTGAAAATCATTTCAATAAAAGCATTAGAAATATAATAGATGGAGAACAATTTTATAATCTTTTATATTCAGCTCTTACAGCGTATATTGCAGAAAAGAAAAAAATTAAAATCGGTGAGGTTAATCATAAGCTACTGGAAAGCTATTTTAGCGGTAAAAAAACCGGACCGGAAATTATTAATTCCCTGCATTATTTTGAAGACAAAAAATTTAGGCCGCAGACCGAAGTAGATAGGGAACTAATAAAAAATGATTATCAGACTGCACTTAAGTTGTTTAAACAAATGAGGGATATTTTATGA
- a CDS encoding VWA domain-containing protein: MLVLLRPVLPIQKDKTETFKMDIVLAMDISPSMLSRDIYPDRLTRAKQEISSLLNHLPAYRTALVLFSGQALLQVPMTVDYGAIKLLLNDIQPDYISSKGTNFFDALRTAETALKPSPPDFKKLVILLTDGEDHSSALESVINEMKKRGIIVYCIGIGSEAGAPIPVFDEKGNIVDYKKDKQGNPIISRLHGDVLTDIARQTGGQVYFVDQTSFNLSTIVSNIENIEKEKSLVEVKVAGYQELFQYFLAVALFFMVLAIIISSRVSMIAMIFALIMFYHNTTYASDAFNYSEWKNNQQGNYHIKTRAYNKAIQNYLRNTAKKNINPVSHYNLANTLAGIGKPEEASKEWQKTLEQSKNKKLRSEVYFNQSVVNIKQQNYSEAKNNLINTLKSNPHDQDAKKNLELVLQMLKLNRNQQKQRSSENNQQNKQQENKDKGQTQKQDSKYSKKDAEQILDNFNNNKVFTPQNKRDRKDEDQDW; the protein is encoded by the coding sequence ATGTTAGTTCTTTTAAGACCTGTCCTACCCATCCAGAAAGATAAAACGGAAACTTTTAAAATGGACATTGTGCTGGCTATGGATATTTCGCCAAGTATGCTGTCCAGAGATATTTATCCGGACCGTTTAACCAGGGCCAAGCAGGAGATTTCCAGCCTGCTTAATCATTTGCCGGCATACAGGACAGCTTTGGTACTTTTTAGCGGACAGGCTTTATTACAGGTACCGATGACAGTAGATTACGGCGCTATTAAATTGTTGCTGAACGATATTCAACCTGACTATATTTCCAGCAAAGGCACAAATTTTTTTGATGCTTTACGAACAGCTGAAACAGCTTTAAAACCATCGCCGCCAGATTTTAAAAAGCTTGTAATTTTGCTGACGGACGGCGAGGATCATAGCTCTGCCCTGGAATCGGTCATAAATGAAATGAAAAAAAGAGGAATAATTGTATATTGCATAGGGATAGGGTCCGAAGCCGGAGCGCCTATTCCGGTTTTTGATGAAAAAGGTAATATTGTTGATTACAAAAAAGATAAACAGGGCAACCCAATAATTTCCAGATTACATGGGGATGTGTTAACGGACATAGCCAGGCAAACAGGAGGACAGGTATATTTTGTAGACCAGACTTCTTTTAATTTAAGTACGATTGTCAGCAATATAGAAAACATTGAAAAGGAAAAATCCCTGGTCGAAGTAAAAGTTGCGGGCTACCAGGAACTGTTTCAGTATTTTCTGGCAGTTGCCCTTTTCTTTATGGTTCTGGCCATTATTATTTCTTCACGGGTAAGCATGATTGCCATGATTTTTGCTTTGATTATGTTTTATCATAATACCACTTATGCTTCTGACGCCTTTAATTATTCTGAATGGAAAAATAATCAGCAAGGAAATTACCATATAAAGACCAGGGCTTATAACAAAGCTATACAGAATTATTTACGAAATACAGCCAAGAAAAATATAAATCCTGTTTCCCATTACAATCTGGCGAATACACTAGCCGGGATTGGTAAGCCCGAGGAAGCATCCAAAGAATGGCAAAAAACTTTAGAACAAAGCAAGAATAAAAAATTAAGAAGTGAAGTGTATTTTAATCAGAGTGTTGTTAATATCAAACAACAAAATTATAGCGAAGCCAAAAATAATCTTATCAATACTCTTAAAAGCAACCCTCATGACCAGGATGCAAAAAAGAATTTGGAATTAGTGCTGCAAATGTTAAAATTAAATAGAAATCAGCAGAAACAACGCAGCTCCGAAAATAACCAGCAGAATAAACAACAGGAAAACAAAGATAAAGGACAGACGCAAAAACAGGACAGTAAATACTCTAAAAAAGATGCCGAACAAATATTGGATAATTTTAATAACAACAAGGTGTTTACACCCCAGAATAAAAGGGATAGAAAAGATGAAGATCAGGATTGGTAG
- a CDS encoding VWA domain-containing protein, with protein sequence MNFSHFRLLFIIPFLLVLVVFFINRNKLQLRIPSDILLPLNDKEIKKNKIRYYLPVIIFCLALILLMIALANPQKMLTNQKTNVEGISIMLAIDLSGSMEAEDFVPKNRITVSKKVISDFIRHRDNDLIGAVVFGTYAFLMSPLTVDYALLQNQINSLEIGQIEGQTAIGDAIVKAVNHLRNSATKSKIIILSTDGESNTGDVDPITAAHLAAAVGIKVYTIGIGKPGGAPVPYIHPVFGKQYYRNPDGSIYLTKLDEETLKKIADITGGIYFRAIDAESLSQVYQYIDRLERTKIETKTTVKFRSEYFIFAFLGFIFYIIYLVYDFYFLKVNR encoded by the coding sequence ATGAACTTCAGTCATTTTAGACTGCTTTTTATTATTCCTTTTCTTTTGGTGCTTGTAGTATTCTTTATTAACAGGAACAAGCTGCAGTTGCGAATACCATCCGATATTTTACTGCCGTTAAATGACAAGGAGATTAAAAAAAATAAAATCAGGTATTATCTGCCTGTTATTATTTTTTGCCTGGCACTTATTTTATTAATGATTGCCCTGGCCAATCCTCAAAAAATGCTTACCAATCAAAAAACCAATGTAGAGGGTATTAGTATAATGCTGGCTATAGATCTATCCGGAAGCATGGAAGCTGAGGATTTTGTGCCGAAAAACCGGATCACGGTTTCCAAAAAAGTAATTTCAGACTTTATCCGTCATCGGGACAACGATCTTATAGGCGCTGTTGTTTTTGGCACCTATGCCTTTCTTATGTCTCCATTGACTGTGGACTACGCTTTGCTGCAAAACCAGATAAATTCTCTGGAAATCGGACAGATCGAAGGACAAACAGCAATTGGCGACGCTATTGTTAAAGCCGTAAATCATTTAAGGAATTCCGCTACAAAATCGAAAATTATTATTTTATCGACAGACGGCGAGAGCAATACCGGCGATGTTGACCCCATAACTGCAGCTCATCTTGCAGCCGCTGTAGGCATAAAAGTATATACCATAGGTATTGGCAAACCGGGAGGAGCACCTGTTCCCTATATCCATCCGGTTTTTGGTAAACAATACTACAGAAATCCTGACGGTTCTATTTATCTGACCAAACTTGATGAAGAAACCCTCAAGAAAATTGCTGACATTACTGGTGGAATTTACTTCAGGGCAATAGATGCCGAATCTTTATCCCAGGTTTATCAATATATCGACCGGCTGGAAAGAACTAAAATAGAAACCAAAACAACAGTTAAATTCCGTTCTGAATATTTTATTTTTGCTTTTTTAGGATTTATTTTCTATATCATTTATTTAGTGTATGATTTTTATTTTTTAAAGGTAAACAGATAA
- a CDS encoding protein-L-isoaspartate(D-aspartate) O-methyltransferase translates to MFFDSKKQRELMVEHQLKRRGIYDTRIINAFLEIPRENFIPEMERANAYEDGPVPIGHGQTISQPYIVALMTQLLDPKRTDQVLEIGAGSGYQSAILSRMVKNVTSVEIIASLAKSAQENLDNLGIINVKVIHDDGSALIFKNKKFDKIIVTAAAPEIPAIWIDLLKERGIIVIPEGNSFNQYLNTYQKINGNLKKVGQSVGVRFVLLRGKEGFN, encoded by the coding sequence ATGTTCTTTGATTCCAAAAAACAAAGAGAACTGATGGTGGAGCATCAGCTGAAGCGTCGGGGGATTTATGATACAAGAATTATAAATGCCTTTCTCGAAATTCCGCGTGAAAATTTTATTCCCGAAATGGAACGGGCCAATGCTTATGAAGATGGGCCTGTCCCTATAGGTCATGGTCAGACAATTTCTCAGCCCTATATTGTCGCCCTCATGACCCAGCTTCTCGACCCTAAACGTACTGACCAGGTATTGGAAATAGGGGCCGGTTCGGGATATCAGTCCGCGATATTGTCCCGAATGGTAAAAAATGTGACAAGTGTAGAGATTATTGCTTCATTAGCCAAATCAGCTCAGGAAAATCTTGATAATCTGGGCATCATTAATGTTAAAGTAATTCATGATGATGGTTCAGCTTTAATATTCAAGAATAAAAAATTCGACAAAATTATTGTAACTGCAGCGGCACCGGAAATACCCGCCATATGGATTGATCTGTTAAAGGAGCGTGGAATAATCGTGATACCGGAAGGAAATTCCTTTAATCAGTACTTGAATACCTATCAGAAAATAAATGGAAATCTCAAGAAAGTAGGGCAGTCTGTTGGTGTTCGCTTTGTGCTGCTCAGAGGTAAAGAAGGCTTTAATTAG
- a CDS encoding MoxR family ATPase → MVNIEELNKKIEQETILLTKIKEEIKKVIIGQEDMIERIIIALISGGHVLLEGVPGLAKTLTIKTIARVISGTYKRIQFTPDLLPADIIGTMIYNQKTTEFFTKKGPVFANIILADEINRSPAKVQSALLEAMQEKQVTISDDSYTLPNPFMVLATQNPIEQEGTYPLPEAQVDRFMLKIKVTYPSKKEEKDILDLMETNFESQVNSILTLQDILRLQQITREVYIDPKLKSYIVDIVFATREPENYGLAKVKNLIDFGASPRASIYLMQAAKAMALMQQRGYVIPDDIKIIAKDVLRHRVILSYEAEAEQVVVENLIDDVIREIEVP, encoded by the coding sequence ATGGTTAACATCGAAGAACTGAATAAAAAAATCGAACAGGAAACGATCTTATTAACTAAAATTAAAGAAGAAATTAAAAAAGTTATTATTGGTCAGGAGGATATGATCGAGCGGATAATAATTGCTTTGATCAGCGGGGGACACGTGCTTTTGGAAGGAGTACCCGGTCTGGCTAAAACATTAACTATTAAAACAATAGCCAGAGTTATAAGCGGTACTTATAAAAGAATTCAGTTTACCCCGGACCTGTTGCCTGCAGATATTATAGGTACTATGATTTACAATCAGAAGACCACAGAGTTTTTTACCAAGAAAGGTCCGGTTTTCGCGAATATTATTCTGGCTGATGAAATAAACCGTTCTCCTGCCAAGGTGCAATCCGCATTATTAGAGGCCATGCAGGAAAAGCAGGTGACGATAAGTGATGATTCCTATACATTGCCCAATCCCTTTATGGTACTCGCAACACAAAATCCTATTGAACAGGAAGGAACCTATCCTTTACCTGAAGCTCAGGTAGACAGGTTTATGCTTAAAATCAAGGTAACTTATCCCTCCAAAAAGGAAGAAAAAGACATCCTTGATCTTATGGAAACAAATTTTGAAAGTCAGGTTAATTCTATATTAACTCTGCAGGACATTTTGCGTTTACAGCAGATAACCAGGGAAGTATATATTGATCCCAAGCTAAAAAGTTACATAGTAGATATAGTTTTTGCTACCAGGGAACCTGAAAATTACGGATTGGCCAAAGTTAAAAATCTTATTGATTTCGGCGCTTCACCCAGAGCATCTATTTATCTGATGCAGGCAGCCAAGGCAATGGCTCTTATGCAACAAAGAGGGTATGTGATTCCTGACGATATCAAGATTATAGCTAAAGATGTTTTGCGTCACAGGGTAATTCTTTCTTATGAAGCTGAAGCTGAACAGGTTGTTGTGGAAAATTTAATTGATGATGTAATCAGGGAGATAGAAGTACCGTAA
- a CDS encoding class II aldolase/adducin family protein, with translation MIKKYVIFKQIQRVGKKLFNLGLNNSHSGNISVRSGNFVYITHTGSMLDDLKLKSIVKVHITDKTEKDKNASMELIVHRAIYQSNPQVNAIVHAHAPYSVIMGIKNREIIPVDMEGQYYLKCIPVMKVKNTIASADVAKGIKKYTQNNNTVIVDKHGVFAWGKTLEEAYHYISVTESACRINYLAGQN, from the coding sequence ATGATAAAAAAATACGTAATATTCAAACAAATACAAAGAGTAGGTAAAAAATTATTTAACCTGGGACTGAACAATTCACATAGCGGGAATATCAGCGTACGCTCAGGGAATTTCGTTTACATCACTCATACAGGCTCAATGCTCGATGATTTGAAACTAAAAAGTATAGTTAAAGTCCATATTACTGATAAAACCGAAAAAGACAAAAATGCTTCCATGGAACTTATTGTGCATAGAGCTATATATCAATCAAATCCTCAAGTAAACGCTATTGTCCATGCTCACGCGCCCTATTCTGTGATTATGGGCATAAAAAATAGAGAAATTATTCCCGTAGACATGGAAGGACAATATTACCTGAAATGTATTCCGGTAATGAAAGTTAAAAACACCATAGCTTCAGCTGATGTTGCCAAGGGTATAAAAAAGTATACACAAAACAATAATACAGTAATCGTAGACAAACACGGAGTATTTGCCTGGGGAAAAACATTGGAAGAAGCTTATCATTATATATCGGTCACGGAATCAGCCTGCAGAATAAATTATCTAGCAGGACAGAACTGA